The genomic DNA ATAGGTtgttgctgtctctgtctcataGGCTCCCTCACCATGAAGCTTCCTCTCACGCTGGGCTGGAAGACTCCATCAAAAGAGCACTTGGAGTAGGAGCAGTTGTCAAAGGAGAACATCTTTTTTACGTTGTCCAGGCAGCTCTGGTAATCTCCTGTGCCCACTACTGACACAGACATCTGGGGGTTGAACTGGGCTGGCCTATAGCTCTTAGTACAGGGAGAATCAAAGACATCCTGCCCTAGCTTTATAGATATGTTGAACTGTTTAGGATAACATGGATGGGACACTTGAGTCTTGACACCTTGAgtctgaaagagacaaaaaggaaaagtgttATAGTACTCTTTTGGTACATGTGTAAGCAAAGTGCAGCATATGACACACCTTTTTCcacccccaaaaaaacaaaacaaaaaaactgtagAATACTGTAGAAAATGCTCACAATTTACCAGCACCAGTGCTTGGTAATAATTATACTTAATATTTCCAATCATACATcaattaaaagcacatttagGTTGCCAACTTCATCCACAATTTTTTGACAATAATCAACACGGTCAATTCCAAATGATGAAGTGCACTTTGAAGCACTTAAGAAGCCCAAGAGAGATTAGTTCTCAGTTtctaacattttgggaaatacacttatttgcgTACTTGCctagagttagatgagaggattgcTAACACTCGCTTATGTGTCTGCTATGAAGctgctagcagccagttagcttagcttagcataaaaactgacaatggggggaaacagctattctggctctgtccaacaacagcaaaatctgCTCCAGCATCATATTCAAAGAGCAGACATTTGACTGGTATTGGTCCTGTCAACAAACTCTAGGCATGAAGGAGACCAAGcctatttctcaaaatgttgataTATTTAAGCAAGTGTGTAGCAGCAGGTTGCTGTAGTCGATGGAGTGCACCCTTCTCTCAGGGCACTAGTTCAACAATCCTTGTTGGCAATTGTACAGCAGCGAGACAGTGATTGAGGTCCAGGAGTAAAGTTATTTAGCTGACCTCTGGCCTCTCTTGTGGTCAAGAAGAAAGAGAAGTCTTAAGGCAGAAATCACAAACTTCTTCCTCTATGTGACAGTACCGTGATAAGATGAGCCAGCAGCTTCCTCAAGAACTGGTCTTGGCCATAGCACAGGAAGCTCTGGGTGTATAGTTTGTAGGTTTGTCCATAAAGCTTCAGCTCCATCACATTATTCTTGTCATCCACATTTTCCGAGGTCTCAAAAGTGATCTGAGTGGAAGCTCCGCCTAAGTCCAATGCTCCAATTGTATCTCTGCCTGGATTCAGCCAACGCTCGGCAAAGCCATACTGAGTGGCAAGAAAAGACATGTCAGACAGCAAAATTTGAATTGGTGTATAGTACAATAGAAATATTCCGACACTGAACTGAGCTTACTCAGATGAAAACATCCAGACACAGACACTTCAGCACTTACAAAGCATTGTGTGGAATATTTTAGCCATGCAGTTAACATGAATCTATAGCACTTTCAGTCGGCCATAGCCTGTTGGTTGCTAAATGACTTTgcttcagacagaaacagctttATTTGATTTGACTGCTGTGAAATTTTATATACATATTGAAAGTTCCCAGAACCTACTGATGTTGGTGATCCTTGAATTCATAGTTCCCAGAGAATGGACGCTAATAACATCTCCTGATGTTTCATCTAGCATCATAATTGTGTAAACTGTCCCATTCCTGTAAGCCTTTATTGACTATATTACTCCTATATTACTCAGCCCCTGTATGTGCATTGTTTTACAGTCATGTGACTAACTGTAACTGATGTCTTTGTCCTATTTCCCAGCACTGATGTGCACCAACGCTCCTGAAAATTGAAACTTTTCTAAGCTTTGCTACCTGGATCTGCACATCCTTGTTACTGTGCCTTGCTCATGTCTCATTATTGATGTTTGTGCATCTTAATTCTATTTTGATATTACCACTTGCTGTTGCTAAAATCTGAAAATTACAATTGATTCTTTCCTCTGTGACTTCTTACGTAATGAATGGAGAGTGTTTTTATACAGAAAAGTCAGAGCTCACCTTAACAAAGTTCTCAAGTAAGTAGTTGACTGTGACCCAGCCAtacaccccctcctcctgtccactcAGGATAGTTGCCTCTTTGACGAGGAATGGGTAAGACCGCAGTTTGTTTTCTACTTCCTTCAGTACCTGCTGGGACTCTGTAGCATTGACCATGCTATTAAAGAGAGTAAAGAATAAAACTATATTAAGCCCTTCAAAGATCCATATTAATGTCCTCATGCATAATCGATGAGAACAGTTGTACTAATATTATTGTGATATCCTGTCTTAATTTCTACTGACTTCAGGAGCCTCATGCCTGCAGTAGCTCCCAGAGAGAGTGGAGTTTGGTGGTGCCTGAATTTTGGGATATCCTTCACGGCTTGGTCCAGACAGACCTCAAGACTTCTCGCTGCACCCCCACGAACACCTGCATAGCTGGATATGCCTCCACCTAGACAGAAAGGGAAAATAGTTCTGCTTACAAAGAACTCATTCTGACCTTCTGAAGAAACTGGACTTCCTTGTCTGAAAGGAAGGATGACCCCTGTGATAATGGCTCTGGTTTATGTGTCTAAGGAACTCTGAAAACAAACCAAGGCAAGAAGAGGAATAACTGCCAATGACTAAGATGGCTTGAACAGTCTGGTGAGGAAGTAAACCGCTTAGGAACAAAGGTCTTGCACAAGACATAATGTTTTGACAATGCTTCTGCATAAAGTCACTGGATAAGTTCCTATAGGATATCACTGTGGAAGTGAAAGTGAGAGTGCTTTTGCCACAAGAACAGTCTGTGGTTAAAGGgtaaattacaaaaaaacaaaacgaaaacatatttttttacttACCACTGGTAGTATCAAGCCATGCAGattatctttttttatataaCCTGGTTTTGAAAACATACTTTGTGGATAATAATGGACTTAAATggaatttttaaaaactggatTTGTAAATGCAGTGAACACCACAAATTAAGCTGCATCATACTGTGATAAAGAATATGTTTCAGAAATGGATATCTCAAAACTATCCGCATGGCCAGAGCTCACCGCTTGCATGGCACTCGCTGTGCTGGGTAACGATCCCAGTGCCATTTTGCTTGTCAGCTGGCCATTTGTAGATGTACATGGAGGTGTGGGATGAGCCTGCATCCAGAACGATTCCATactgaaacagacagagcattaaatgtcagaaacacAGAAGGTGAACAAACAAGCTATCCTGATATATTGCAATGCTCATGTATCACACTGAGCAAATATAAAGTATGAAATGCCTCAGTGCACCTCTGGTAACACAGGCTCACTGAGCTGCAGGGGCAGTGTTGCTATGTATTGTGGTGTCTTAATTCATTCAGCCATGTTGACTTTGTCGCCCTTTGTGTGCTCTTTTACAAAGATAACTTCAAAGCATCACGTTCTATTCAAGTATTGTTGTACAGGCAAAGGCAAAATATGGCAGGAGGTGATCATGTATGTACCCTTTCACATGAATGTGTTCTCAGAAATAAAGCCGACAAACTGCTTCTTTTATctcactctgtttctgtctgtttcattcTCCTCATTGTCTGTGTAGGCAGGGGTGTTCTGTGTCACTTCCTTTCGCTAAACTCTTCTTAACCGCTGAAGCCAACATCTACTGCATGTTAGGTGATGTGGTAAAGGCTACAGGTTTCATTTTAAGTATTTGCTGACACACAGGCTTATGGCTCAGCACGTTCAGGTCCGGAGAAATGAAGCTCAGACTGTGACCATCACTGCTTATGATGACTCAACTCTTTGATTGATCGTTGTTAAGCAGCAGTAACAACTGAAAAGCTTGAATTTAAATATTTGGTCTGGGCTTGCAAGCTATTTGTCAGTTCACTATATTTTAATATTGCCTATTTGTGAGTAGTGACATTTAAGATGTAAGGGATTCCATTTAACTAgtcagtccccccccccccaggatGTAATGGAGGTAgatgaaatatttctttgagCTTTCAACTTCCCtgcaacataaataaataaaattaaaatacaatttaacaGTTGAACAGTTTAACAGAAATTGGAAGGCATTTTTAAAATTGTGCAGGTTACTAATAAACAACTGTCTTAATAGAACTTCTTGTTTTAAAgatatttttgcacattttttcatctttattggTCAGAGTGAGATAAAGAGGTCGACGGGAAGTGGGGTGGCATGACATGCGGCAAAGGTTACAGGCTGAACTAGAAACAGCGACGATAGCACGCGCTGGATTCATTCGACTACGAAGGCGCGAGGAACCCCCgccagagacagagctgctgccctCTGCATGGCAAAGGCATCTCTGTGAAGCGTGGAGCAAGAAGCCAAAGAGGTGTCTTTATGACCTCTTTATGTAACTATTATTGCAAAggctgaaaacaaataaaatatgaacacagGACGAGAGAAAAAAGACCCTCCCAAAGCAGTCACAGGGACCACCATTCAAGCAAAGAAACATGGAAATAACTATTACAACTTGAAACCTGTAGCCTTTGACCAaatatatccacacacacacacacacacacacacgcacacacacacacacacacacacacacacaggagcatcaatactactactacaagGCTGTTAATACTGGCCGCATCTGCTCGCAGAGTTATCCAGAAAGCTTTTGCATGCGCCAGTTAGCAGTTAGACACGATGTACAGAATAAGTCTTTTCTTTACCATGTTTTCAGGAGGCATCTCAATCTCATTAGTCGGAAGGACCACCAGCAGAATCCCGACGATTGCCACTATCAGCAACATAACCGTAGGGATGGTTTGGGAGTAGCGGAGACCCATTCTGATACTGGCTGTGTGCGCGCGGATGCTGCGGACGGCTCTGCAGGAGCGCGTGAGCACTTATTTGTCTGTAAAGAAGCCCACTAACAGAAAGGGCGTGCATTAAATAGTTGGCGGCTGGGGGTTTGGTCTGAGCTTTTGGCGCATCGTTTACATGGTAAGGTCCCGcttcctctcacctctgctTGTACCCACGCGCACGcacatcagcagcttcattcaTGGGAAACCCAAGTCAGTCAGCAGACGAGTGACTTCCCTCAGAAATGGATAATGAGATTTACGGCACATCTAGGCTCATAGGTGAGCTGTGACTTTGTGCAGAGCCCTGCAGGCATTAGGAACGCATGGCAAGAAGTCCCGATCGCCTGCTAGAGTTCCAGCACTGCAGTCATCCTCAGGTGTCCTTTAGTTCATGACAAGCATGTCCGAAAACAATCTGAGTGGTCAAGTGGAATATCATTAACCTACTTATTTCTACTAGTTCACTCCACAGAGGTTGATGGATAGGCTTGTGTTCAAGAAGAAAGTGTTTCCTGGCTGTATGGTATGAAGCCCCCCAAGTGTTTAATATTAAACACGTCAGTGAATTTGGgaaaatatataattttaaaCAATGATTTATTCAACTTACTTATtatgaaatgtaatttaattcTTCTTATGTTCAGGGTTTCTTTTTAAATGCATAGTGATTATTTCAAAAAGGCTATTTttcaaaaaacataaaatacaagTGTCATTGGAAAAATTACATTCTATAATAAAAACAGCTTGAGTATGGGGATATCTAgattgaaaacaaaaagatatCCCATCAAACTTTGGTgaaaatatcatcatcatcaaaagcCAGAAAATCCCAAGAGTGAAAAAGAAGCAGTCAATGAGCAGACATGTCACTTTTTAAGTTGATGGATGCTCTGCGAATTGTGGGAGGCTTTTCCTCAGATGGTGTCTTCACAGAGTCCACCTCCATGTTTTGATGCTAAAATTCACAATCATAATCATATGTATCCTCACTATATTGATTTCTTCTTCAAACTGGTAAACCACTTTTATAACTCAGAAAGCTGCCGTGGACATCAAGTTGAGTGATGTGGTTTCATCTGACTTGATCTGATCCTTCTTAAATGCTCTTTGTGCTTTAGAAATGTCCTGTGTTTTCTCAAATTAAAAACGGTAAACCTGATGTATCATATCCTCCATCAATTTTCCAGTCACTGCTTTTTACTGCACTAGaagaataaaaatagaaattttGAAATGTCTGAGTTTCCTTCCTCCAGCTGCCATTTCTAGAACACAACTGACTTTccatttgagttttttttttttaattcagccCCTCAGTGTCAAGACAGAGGTCAGCAGGGCAACACATAAGCAAGCTGACTCAGGGTCATTTAATGACTCTCTTTTACTATGAAGTGGTGAAAGACATAAATAGGTTGAAAACCCCCACAACAATGCAGACAGAATAATAAAGTAGTTGAGCTGGAACTCAAAAACCTTTCAGTTTCTAGTCTCAGAGTTAATGCTTCATCAGAACTCCActtccctttttgtttttctattcaaCCATAACCTGAGGAGGTATCCGTTGATGAAGCctaaatgatgataatgatagAGTCTGTATATTGGTATGTGTAAGGACAAGTAAATGTATGTTTatgcacatatatatatgtgtgtgtgtgcatgaatgtacTGTACGTATACATATGCTGTACAGGGCCGGGATGATCGTCCGATTGATCTGTTGGTCGATCAGCAATAATTAATTAACAGCTACTTTGTCAATTATTTTCTGGTCATTTCTTTGACTCAAGGGTGCCAGACACTGATTGTATGCAGCTTTCGTTTGTCTTATGTCACTAGGAAAATGaat from Chaetodon trifascialis isolate fChaTrf1 chromosome 6, fChaTrf1.hap1, whole genome shotgun sequence includes the following:
- the LOC139332692 gene encoding ectonucleoside triphosphate diphosphohydrolase 2-like, which encodes MGLRYSQTIPTVMLLIVAIVGILLVVLPTNEIEMPPENMYGIVLDAGSSHTSMYIYKWPADKQNGTGIVTQHSECHASGGGISSYAGVRGGAARSLEVCLDQAVKDIPKFRHHQTPLSLGATAGMRLLNMVNATESQQVLKEVENKLRSYPFLVKEATILSGQEEGVYGWVTVNYLLENFVKYGFAERWLNPGRDTIGALDLGGASTQITFETSENVDDKNNVMELKLYGQTYKLYTQSFLCYGQDQFLRKLLAHLITTQGVKTQVSHPCYPKQFNISIKLGQDVFDSPCTKSYRPAQFNPQMSVSVVGTGDYQSCLDNVKKMFSFDNCSYSKCSFDGVFQPSVRGSFMAFSAFFFTHSYLTHLTNIPIKSPSQLKEAVQVVCNMTMSEMTEKTNQSERYMKNVCAVSNFIQVLLIEGYSFDERSLPAISFQKKAGGASVGWALGYMLNQSSMVPAERLGLMKALPSGPWTGIIFLFITILLIALGYLLMLYRNTRAKEGLV